One Mycoplasmopsis caviae DNA segment encodes these proteins:
- a CDS encoding MAG0480 family ComEC-like protein — MKRFKKYIRNWQVNLREIENNFNSVSFWLFVILSPVLLHLIINAYESKIFWVILFIIHILTIALIKPKFLILASIVLCLYLSYSLSKSKIYYEKGFYKIGGSISALSEKYLVISNDNNNILVYTSGLKNATPLSLGDNIEIQGELNSVEINSSKIATFYLQNNINYLLKKATILTVNKANYSIEQSIINYSKNNGQLFDSYWRLLVFGSYDSRELVLEKVNRLNIVHLIVISGLHFDLLFYLVLKILKPLDKIKLKSKYIAFALIFYYLTLLSNPISALRAYIMQVVKNSKNPFSNNGKFKKYDGLIIAILILFLIKNNYLFSMSFILSFSSTFAIMLLVPLITNKKNNAFIKTLMLASLIYLFNVPLLLYISEYWNYFGLLLGIIMAPIFQVYHIASTLFWWSPAMLNWMYYLIDNLLYYLVEYTISLKINIELNWWIIIGWCSFWYVSISFINLGKMNKNLKIKVA, encoded by the coding sequence ATGAAACGATTTAAAAAATATATCAGGAATTGGCAAGTTAACCTTAGAGAAATTGAAAACAATTTTAATTCTGTAAGTTTTTGGCTTTTTGTTATTCTATCACCTGTATTATTGCACTTAATTATTAATGCTTATGAAAGTAAAATCTTTTGAGTTATTTTATTTATAATTCACATTTTAACTATTGCATTAATAAAGCCTAAATTCTTAATATTAGCATCAATTGTATTGTGTCTATATTTAAGTTATAGCCTAAGTAAAAGCAAAATTTATTATGAAAAAGGTTTTTATAAAATTGGAGGATCAATAAGTGCATTAAGTGAAAAATATTTAGTTATTTCAAATGATAACAATAATATACTAGTTTATACAAGTGGGCTAAAAAATGCTACACCCCTAAGTCTAGGAGACAATATTGAAATCCAAGGTGAATTAAATTCAGTTGAAATTAACTCGAGTAAAATTGCAACATTTTACTTGCAAAATAACATAAATTATTTATTAAAGAAAGCAACCATTTTAACTGTAAATAAGGCAAATTATTCAATTGAACAATCAATAATTAACTATTCAAAAAATAATGGTCAACTCTTTGATTCTTATTGAAGACTCCTTGTCTTTGGTTCATATGATTCAAGGGAGTTAGTCTTAGAAAAAGTTAACAGGTTAAATATCGTTCACTTAATTGTCATTTCAGGTTTACACTTCGACTTACTCTTTTATTTGGTTTTAAAAATATTAAAACCTCTAGATAAAATTAAACTTAAAAGCAAATACATTGCTTTTGCTTTAATTTTCTACTATTTAACCTTGCTTTCTAACCCAATATCAGCACTGCGAGCTTACATTATGCAAGTGGTCAAAAATTCAAAAAATCCTTTTAGTAATAATGGTAAGTTTAAAAAATATGATGGCTTAATAATTGCTATTCTAATTTTATTTCTAATTAAGAATAACTATTTATTTTCAATGTCATTTATATTAAGTTTTTCATCAACTTTCGCAATAATGCTATTAGTTCCATTAATTACTAACAAAAAAAATAATGCTTTTATAAAAACGCTAATGCTGGCATCACTAATCTATTTATTTAATGTTCCGCTACTGCTCTACATAAGTGAATATTGAAACTATTTCGGGCTACTATTAGGAATTATTATGGCCCCAATTTTTCAAGTCTACCACATTGCTTCAACACTGTTTTGATGGAGTCCTGCAATGCTAAATTGAATGTATTATTTAATAGATAATTTGCTCTACTACTTGGTTGAATATACAATAAGTTTAAAAATAAATATTGAACTCAATTGATGAATAATCATTGGTTGATGTAGTTTTTGATACGTAAGTATTTCGTTCATTAACTTAGGGAAAATGAATAAAAATTTAAAAATAAAAGTAGCCTAA
- a CDS encoding MAG0490 family ComEA-like DNA-binding protein, which produces MKYKKMILGTILAGTIVISTSTIAFNIQKTKVAKIDDSEHKNEAKFSIKLSGAVVFAKSYYFDKPLTLRQLLNIAKVYENADLSNFNLRQEIKENLNIYIPYKKSNLPFLKWSNLNNDHLKLLMDFEIKKSIAVKILNLRHEKNNITWNDLKNISGIGKLTLEKLKTILIL; this is translated from the coding sequence ATGAAATATAAAAAGATGATATTAGGAACAATACTAGCAGGAACAATTGTAATTTCAACAAGTACAATTGCTTTTAATATTCAAAAAACAAAAGTAGCAAAAATTGATGACAGCGAACATAAAAATGAAGCAAAATTTAGCATTAAACTTTCCGGTGCTGTAGTTTTTGCTAAAAGTTATTATTTTGATAAACCATTAACATTGAGACAATTATTAAATATAGCAAAAGTCTATGAAAACGCAGATTTGAGTAATTTCAATCTAAGACAAGAAATAAAAGAAAATCTTAATATTTACATTCCATACAAAAAGTCAAATCTGCCATTTCTAAAATGAAGTAATTTAAATAATGATCACTTGAAGCTTCTTATGGATTTTGAAATCAAGAAATCAATTGCAGTTAAAATACTTAATTTAAGACACGAAAAAAACAATATTACATGAAACGATTTAAAAAATATATCAGGAATTGGCAAGTTAACCTTAGAGAAATTGAAAACAATTTTAATTCTGTAA
- the recU gene encoding Holliday junction resolvase RecU, whose translation MQKNRGMLLEKIINKTIEYYSKNKLAYIEKKSLPVKFKKVNNEHLKLEEAFILKRSTVDYIGCYKGFFVAFEAKSTNEKRLPANNIASHQIKYLLDIESNHGLAFFIVFFSFCDEFYIVKASELFSHMNKSISYEEIKNIGFKIELTYPGIIDFLPYVQNFY comes from the coding sequence ATGCAAAAAAATAGAGGAATGTTACTTGAAAAAATAATCAACAAAACTATTGAATATTATTCAAAAAATAAGTTGGCCTACATTGAAAAGAAATCATTGCCAGTTAAATTCAAAAAAGTAAATAATGAACATCTTAAACTTGAAGAAGCATTTATTTTAAAGAGAAGTACAGTTGATTATATAGGCTGCTATAAAGGTTTCTTTGTGGCTTTTGAAGCTAAAAGTACAAATGAAAAGAGGTTACCAGCAAATAATATTGCAAGCCACCAAATTAAGTATTTGCTTGATATTGAAAGCAATCATGGACTTGCGTTCTTTATAGTGTTTTTTAGCTTTTGTGATGAATTTTATATTGTTAAAGCCAGTGAATTATTTAGCCATATGAACAAATCTATATCATATGAAGAAATAAAAAACATAGGTTTTAAAATCGAGTTAACCTATCCTGGAATAATCGATTTCTTACCCTATGTTCAAAATTTTTATTAG
- a CDS encoding HU family DNA-binding protein produces the protein MTKKEFIQKVADMLEVPVRVADKYFDSFLFVLKEQLIAEDKVQLSDLGTFETKIRRGRETINPFTNEPIQVPEKRVVKFTPSKYLREIVNF, from the coding sequence ATGACTAAAAAAGAATTTATTCAAAAGGTTGCTGATATGTTGGAAGTTCCTGTAAGAGTTGCAGACAAATATTTTGATTCTTTCTTATTCGTTTTAAAAGAACAACTTATTGCTGAAGACAAAGTTCAACTTTCAGATTTAGGAACATTTGAAACAAAAATTAGAAGAGGACGTGAAACAATTAATCCTTTCACAAATGAACCAATTCAAGTTCCAGAAAAACGTGTTGTAAAATTCACACCTTCTAAATATTTAAGAGAAATCGTAAACTTCTAA
- the hinT gene encoding histidine triad protein HinT yields the protein MQNIFQLIIDKKAEANIIYEDDICIAFYDKFPIQPGHFLVVPKKHSRNITEADDETAAYLINMARKLGKEQVLDKKIPGFKILINTGEAADQTIFHTHVHVIPYREKVEDN from the coding sequence ATGCAAAATATTTTTCAATTAATTATTGATAAAAAAGCAGAAGCAAATATTATCTATGAAGATGATATATGCATTGCTTTCTATGATAAATTTCCTATTCAACCTGGACACTTTTTAGTGGTTCCTAAAAAACACAGTAGAAATATTACAGAAGCGGATGATGAAACTGCTGCATATCTGATAAATATGGCTCGCAAACTTGGAAAAGAACAAGTGCTAGATAAAAAAATACCTGGTTTTAAAATATTAATTAACACCGGTGAAGCTGCTGACCAAACAATTTTCCACACTCACGTTCACGTTATTCCATATCGTGAAAAGGTTGAAGATAATTAA